A genomic window from Salvia hispanica cultivar TCC Black 2014 chromosome 5, UniMelb_Shisp_WGS_1.0, whole genome shotgun sequence includes:
- the LOC125188160 gene encoding malonyl-coenzyme:anthocyanin 5-O-glucoside-6'''-O-malonyltransferase-like yields the protein MTTLIEICRIPPQQGAAAEVLLPLSFLDMTWLHSNPMYVLSFYNHSCSEAEFFNTIVPNLKHSLSLTLKHYLPVAGNLLFPLHTDALKPVLRYTPGDTVALTIAVSSLEFDELVANHAKEAGQFYDFVQPPAPLIEEENYKIAPVISLQATLFPGRGICIGMNFHHSLCDWRSIVGFVKAWAVINKSGDDEALGESLPVFQKPDSEGSRRVDGIFWNAMKKIPFKPAASHPLRTNRARASFILRQSDIRKLKNQFLSARPSLDRVSTFTVAAAYVWATLVKSHGNCGEEDEVLYIPADARGRRNALFDPPVTENYFGNCLGGGVVIIEHRKLAGEDGFVAAADAIGNVIKAKIYDGDELLKSPEDRLSMMELPERVFGVLVVYGSPKFEYKEADFGWGMARKVEILSLDDEKYGMLLSNSGDGGLVIDLSLPKEMMECFASIFEDGLIVL from the coding sequence ATGACAACCTTGATCGAAATCTGCCGTATTCCGCCGCAACAAGGCGCCGCCGCCGAGGTGCTCCTGCCGCTCTCCTTCTTGGACATGACTTGGCTGCATTCCAATCCGATGTACGTCCTCAGCTTCTACAACCACTCATGCTCAGAAGCTGAATTCTTCAACACCATTGTTCCGAACCTCAAACACTCTCTCTCCCTAACCCTCAAACACTACCTCCCCGTCGCCGGAAATCTCCTCTTCCCTCTCCACACCGACGCCCTGAAGCCCGTTCTCCGCTACACCCCTGGCGACACCGTAGCGCTCACAATCGCCGTCTCCAGCCTCGAATTCGACGAGCTCGTCGCGAATCACGCTAAAGAAGCCGGCCAATTCTACGATTTCGTGCAGCCGCCGGCGCCGctgattgaagaagaaaattacaaaattgcCCCTGTGATCTCACTCCAGGCGACTCTCTTTCCCGGCCGCGGAATCTGCATCGGTATGAACTTCCACCACAGCCTCTGCGACTGGAGATCGATAGTCGGATTCGTCAAGGCGTGGGCCGTGATCAACAAATCCGGCGACGACGAGGCTCTGGGCGAATCTCTGCCGGTTTTTCAGAAACCAGACTCGGAAGGTTCTAGAAGAGTGGATGGAATATTCTGGAATGCAATGAAGAAGATTCCTTTCAAGCCGGCGGCGTCGCATCCACTGCGGACTAATAGAGCGAGAGCTTCGTTCATTCTCCGCCAATCCGACATAAGGAAGCTTAAGAATCAGTTCTTATCGGCGAGGCCGAGCTTAGATCGAGTCTCCACTTTCACAGTTGCAGCGGCGTATGTGTGGGCCACGCTGGTGAAGTCTCACGGCAACTGCGGAGAAGAAGATGAGGTGCTCTATATTCCGGCTGACGCGAGAGGGCGGCGGAACGCGCTGTTCGATCCGCCTGTGACGGAGAATTACTTCGGGAATTGCTTGGGTGGTGGGGTGGTGATAATTGAGCATCGGAAGTTGGCGGGGGAGGATGGATTTGTTGCGGCAGCGGATGCTATCGGCAATGTGATCAAGGCGAAAATCTACGACGGAGATGAGTTGCTTAAAAGTCCGGAAGATCGGCTGTCGATGATGGAATTGCCGGAGAGGGTTTTCGGGGTTTTGGTGGTGTATGGTTCGCCCAAGTTTGAGTACAAGGAGGCGGATTTCGGGTGGGGGATGGCGAGGAAGGTGGAGATTCTGTCGTTGGACGATGAGAAATATGGAATGTTGTTGAGTAACTCCGGCGACGGTGGTTTGGTTATCGATTTGTCGCTGCCTAaggagatgatggagtgtttTGCTTCTATATTTGAAGATGGCCTAATTGTATTATGA